From a region of the Apibacter sp. B3706 genome:
- a CDS encoding alpha/beta hydrolase, whose translation MKVYFIPGLGAKCQCFKFIKLPEGFEKIYIEWHLPEKNDSLSTYVRKMSEKIDQSEPFILVGYSFGGVIVQEMNKFMKPEKTILIASMKDKIQIPELFKILKKIKFAKWFPMKFFTGKKMLSYAFMRSVYFNTIPSKKQKRNQIKLDEFMVNLNSEYFKWSIDQIVNWLPEKECEKIYQIHGTKDLIFPFKKIHTSYATTQQPHLEIIEKGSHLLVLELPKKVNKALENIILNE comes from the coding sequence TTCCGGGATTAGGAGCAAAATGTCAATGTTTCAAGTTCATTAAGCTACCTGAAGGATTTGAAAAAATATATATAGAATGGCATCTTCCTGAAAAAAATGATAGTTTATCTACTTATGTCCGAAAGATGTCAGAAAAAATAGATCAATCCGAACCTTTTATATTAGTCGGTTATTCTTTTGGCGGTGTCATTGTTCAAGAAATGAATAAGTTTATGAAACCGGAAAAAACCATACTGATAGCAAGTATGAAAGATAAAATCCAAATTCCTGAATTATTTAAAATCTTAAAGAAAATTAAATTCGCAAAATGGTTTCCCATGAAATTTTTTACAGGAAAGAAAATGCTTTCATATGCATTTATGAGATCCGTCTATTTTAATACAATACCATCCAAAAAACAAAAAAGAAATCAAATTAAGTTAGACGAATTTATGGTAAATTTAAATTCAGAGTATTTTAAATGGTCCATTGATCAAATTGTAAATTGGTTACCCGAAAAAGAATGTGAAAAAATATATCAAATTCATGGAACAAAAGATCTTATTTTTCCATTCAAGAAGATACATACCAGTTATGCTACTACCCAACAACCCCATCTTGAAATAATAGAAAAAGGATCCCATCTTTTAGTATTGGAATTACCAAAAAAAGTGAATAAAGCATTAGAAAATATAATATTAAATGAATAA